In the Triticum aestivum cultivar Chinese Spring chromosome 2B, IWGSC CS RefSeq v2.1, whole genome shotgun sequence genome, GGCATTTGACTGAACACCTGACGGACATGGTGTCCGCCATGAACGGCATTGACAATGGGTGGAGGTTGCAGACGGATCTTGGGTGGACGGCATCGTAGTACAAGGCGAGCGGGCACGTGGTGAGGGTTGCGGGCATCCGGCAATAGTGCGGTGGTTGCCAGAGAGGTACAGTCGACGACGTCGGACCAAAGAATGATGTCGATGCGAAAGAAAAGAAATCAGGGATGAGATGAAAGAGGATAGGACCAAACGGATTTTCAATTGACCAGTGGTGTCGGACTCGTACGGGACGACCGTCCAGACTCCAAACTGCTCAGCGGATGCTCATGAAAAGGAGTTGGAGTTGCAAACAGCTccgaattttttgattttttttatgttACTGTGTGTAGAAACTACACGtgcttggagatgcccttacccaACACCAAAAGGACGGCAGTGCAGAGGATTCACCGACCGAATCCCACTGGCCACTGCGGATGGAAGCGAAGCAACACAGTTGGGCCGTCCACCCAAACGCGTCGATTATGGCCGGTGCAACAAGTGTATAATTATCAATTAATCGACACATGCAACTTGACCTTGTACGGTTTTCTCGTGACCTGcatgcagaaaagtagtactattAATCTCCACCCAAGTAAAGCGAGCTGAATACATGCCCGACTGCCTGTTGAATGAGAGTATGTGCATCAATAATGAGACTCGCATTATGTAAGTCGGCCGAAAATTTATTTCTCCTCGGTCGGTTCCTCCTTTCAAAaaattgactactccctccgttacgtgtgtaagtcaccttacgaaaccaaatattcccaaaacacttaggcacgataCATTAACTttctcctcgtttcttgtttcatgACATATTAATcaataagagacgtgggccgtgcatgctttcaatgacttgagactactaaggctggttgtaatgggaagtatcatgtactagtatcatgcatatgatactagtatatgatactacttctgtaatgcatagtatcataaattagtatcttaggttgccttattaattgtcatgcatgaAAGAAAGTAGtatatcatttaatatgatacgataTCATGGTATGATAATACtgcatcctctctttcctcatttaattgtgtgccacatcatccaaaaagtctagttgacaTACATGATACCACTTATGATACTATTATTACGACTAGCctaaacatgacatgtagtggttagttcattgcatgcaatgctattaattagcaaaaaaacattaagttctctcgttttcccatCCGGCTTGGTCGTGGTGCCCACCTAATATGCACAACCTGAGATGACTTATACatctaaacggagggagtatccaaATTGTAAATTCAGATCAACTACATATCATAGCTATTTGTGatcaataaaataaataaatgcaGAGATCCGGGTTGCCTAGTGCATGCGCTGGCTGTCGGCTAGACTATCAAGTATCAACCTTTGCATTGCACGCATGCTTTCCACAAAGAGAGCATCAACTTCACGCGAGCGAGCCTTCAATGAATCCTTTTGTTTTCATGATCAAGGCCCTTATTCCAATACATGTTACAAAACTTCCAGGCCGTTTGAAATTGATCAGATCGTtccaaaagaaaaaacaaacaatTTTTGCATGCTCTTACTCCTAGTACGTGCGTGCATGGATTATTTCTTGCCTACCAACTCTGTCTCGTCTTCTCCATCGTACGCGCGTACGTCGCACAGCAGCACCAAGGGCAAGCGAATCGATCGAGACAACTCAATCAGTAGCTCCACAGCGTAATGTCTCCGgcgccgtcgtcgtcatcgtcatcgtctcCGTTCATACTCCAGCCTCCGCCGGCACCCATCCCATCGTAGTAGTAGGAATGCAGGTCCATGTCAACGTACTGCAAGCCGTAGTCGTCGTCATACGGCACCGCCGCGGCATCCTGCATCGTCATCGTCGCCGGGGCGGGCGCGGACGCGGACGCCTGGGCCGCGGCGGGGCACGCAGCCTCGGCGAGCGCGATGGCGGCGGTGCGGATGTCCTCGGGCGTGCAGAGCGTGGCCGGGTCGACCACGAGGAGGGACGCGGAGTCAGCGAAGTTGACGCAGGCACCGCGGCCGCGCAGGGCGAGGGCGGCCACGTCATGGGCGCGCGCGGCGGCCTCCGGGGTGGCGAAGGTGCCGAGCCAGATGCGCGACTTCTTGTTGGGCTCGCGCACCTCGCTCACCCACCGCCCCGCGCGGCGCCGCACGCCGCGGTACACCGGGTGCAGCGTCTTGGTCCGCCCTGCCGGCCGCTTCGGCGGCACCGACGTCATGGTCACGTATCCCTTGCCGGTCTGGTCCATCTATTCTACCCTCAGCTGGCAATGGTGGTTCTGTGAGTGTGATGTTGAGGTCAGTGGTGGTCTGCTGGGAGTGAGGAGATCGAGATCCATGTATATATAGGCCAGCGGGGGTGGTGGACTTGCAGAGTGAGACGTGGAAGCCGTGTTTGCGTCAGCATGGCTTGATGCTTTGATCCTACATTCTTAATGTTTAGATTTGTCCAGCATATATTATTTACAGTGAAGTGCTTAAAAGGTTCATAAACTATTCGGAAAGTCAATTTGGCTCCCGGGAGCACGTGCGCTCCCGGGGCCAAAAGAAAtttttgaaatgaaaaaaaaatcaaggCAAAGTTTGTTTATGTATTtagtcacatccaaatgctacATGCAAATTTTGAAGCAAAAAGGTTAAATATTTTGgcttgtgcaaaaaagacaaattgaacACCAAAAGTTACCCCAAAATGTCACCCGAAATTTATTTAATTTTTCCGAGGAAACACCCATCAAAATTGACATGCATACTTGCGACACTAACACAAACATCTATCAggaatttcagaatttttcgaaaACATATAGTACTATTTTTTGGGTTACTGTTCACCCGGGAGCCGGTGAAAAAGTTTTAAAGACAAAAGGTAAATGCACACTTATTCGTGAATGGAGTGCCTATGTATATAGGGTTTGGCTTAAATGCACTCTTTATTTCATGTAATAACCACAGCAATCATGAGGGGAAGAAGGTAGAGATTACTAGAAACAAACTAGTGGATCTCCTGAAACGGACTGACCACGTGATGGCGCCGCCAGAGACACCACACTTCCTCCCAGCGTTCTGGCCAGTGCCGTGGTCGGTCGCTTTGATCCGGTTGACCGTACACCGTACGCACCTCGCCGAGTACGTAATTAATTAAGGGGAGGTGATTTGGCCCAAGTAGCACCGCTTGTCGGCGCCTGTGCATGCCGCCGCCCGTCGCACGAACGCGTCGTCGCCGTGGTCGGTCGCTCTCTCGTGCTAGTCGCCATGGCAGCTCAATTGCCGGGAGAAGACAACTTCACCTTACAGTGGGTAACAACACTGAAGGCTTAGCTGCACcacgaaaaaaaaaatcaaaacactgATGGCTCTGTTTATTTATACAAGGCCATTTATAGTTGTACCAAAGCAGTTCTGACTACTCTGTGCCACAAGTTCAGATTATTTTTTCTGACATAAGCACATGTGTTGCCAGCAAAAAACACCACATCTTTTGCATCAACAATTCTATGGCTCTTCCCATAAATAACCTTCTTTTTGCTAACTTTTTCCGAAAAGAAGAATGACCCCACCCTCTGCATTACCTGATGAACACAACCATTCTATTAAACAAAGTACTAGGTTCAAAATATCGTCTCAAGCAATCCACAAAATAAACTGAAAAAGTCCCACAACCGACGAAAATAGTGTAAGATGACCAGACACCTATTTTATTATTGGACCGACATTCAAACCGGTTGTAAGTGTCCGACCTTCTCCTAGCGGCCACACAAAATCCATATGCTCCCCGTGGTCTACATGACATAGTAACGTCCGTATGGATCCAATCAGACTCCCGGATGATAATCTGCAAAAAATTGGTGATTGTTTGTCTGTTAAAAGGTGACATCATTTTGAGAACTCCATATGCTCAAAGGAATGCACACACTCCTACTCAAATATGTGTCGTTGTCTTAGACTCTACCCCAGATAACCACGTCTCAGATAAACTTGATCAACTGCTAAGAGGAGAAATATTAAAGGACGCATGAATAGTTTGCCACAATAGCTTGGCGAGTGGACACTGGAGAAAGAGATGTTATATTGATTCGTCCTAATCACAAAAATAACACCGTTTACTACCCTGCCAACTTCGCTTTGGCAAGTTATTCTTAGTCAAAATCACTCCCttgtgcacaaaccacataaacaacTTTATTTTAAAGGCACCTTGACTTTCCAGATGTGAAGCGACTTTGGGATAGGACCGGTGTTTATCAAGTCCGTGTACATGGACTTAACCGAGAATACACCTGACACGGAAATCTTCCAATATAAGGTATTCATCACATCAGTATAGGGTGACAATCTCTCGGTCGGCGTGTCTCTTCAATGTCGATGCCAGTGAGAAGTCGCGTCCGCTCTAGCCGTGCATGAACGCGGCGCTGAATGTTTCAGATGGAAAGCAAGCATAGGTTTTTGGTGGGctggagcgggcgtggcagcaTTCTGGACTCCCGTCGGACCAATACAGACTGTGTTGGATGGCACAACACGTTAGAAACACTGCCCCGACGTATGTGCGCGGTTTGAGGGTTggtgttgagcaattgatagaaaagcgcatagttatgacgataactaaggcaatgatcatgaatataggcattacgtccatgacaagtagaccgaaccgATTCTGCTTCTACTACCATTAATCCAcacaagagtattaagttcaggaGAACAGGGCAACACTTTAAGCAAGaaaacatgatgtagagggataaactcaagcaataagatataaaccccatcttttcaccCTTAATGGCCACAATACAATATgtcctcgctacccctactatgtcactgggtgagaacactgcaagattgaacccatcacaaagcacctctcccactgcaaGATAGATCAacttagttggccaaaccaaatcaatagatcggagagaactACAAagctatttaaatcatgcatataagaattgagAGGAGaattaaatattattcatagataatctgatcataaacccaaaattcatcgtgtatcaacaaacataccgcaaaacaagattacatcggatagaactccaagaaggtcgaggagaacatggtattgaagatcaaagagagagaagaattcatctagctactagctatggacccataggtctgtggtaaactactcatgcatcaccggaagggcagcaaggttgatgtagaggccctccatgatcgaaacCCACTCCAGCAGATCGCCAGGAAAAGTCCCCAAATGGGATCTCCCGAGAAAAGAACCTTGCGGCAACGGAAAAGTATCTTTTTTGGACGCTTCTGATAATgatgggatatttgagaatatatagaggtggttttagggttgggggactcccgaggagcccacaagccaggggcgcccccctagggcgcgtcttGAGGGCTTGTGGTGCCCTCGGGACTAttctggccctctctccaagtTACGTAGGTGTCTACTCGTCCAAGTAAAATCATCATGccagttttattctgtttggactccatttgatactcCTTTCTgacaaagtcaaaaacaaggaaaaaatggcaactggcacagggcactagattaataggttagtcccaaaaaatgatatagaacAGTACCATAataaatataaaacatccaaaatagataatataatagcatggaacaataaaaaattatatatactttggagacgtatcaacttatatcattcattttctaagagagaaccacctaccactactagggaaaagcctatacacagaatcttaccagcaacgTGCTTTAAAATCAGGCGTTGCTGCTACGTAGCAGTAGTGCTTGCTATCAAAACTCGCTGCTGGTACAAGTTTATCAATAGCGCGCACACTCTAGGACGCGCTACTGCTGAaattcccacgatgccgccgcgAGGCCAATTATAGCAGCAGCGTGTTAAtacaaagcgcgctgctgctacggatcgtagcagcagcgcatttacgcaataatcgctactactaaggctactacaaaaatttagtcccacctcgctccgtgaagagagtttgtaccaccttaaatatgttacttctacaactttcacaatcacttggtcttcattgaactctatgtgtaggatctgtggccacAATAGGAATCCTCGCCTGTTCTTAAACCAACCGTCGAGGATtcctattgacaaatcagattgtacacaaaaagacaattgatgatcaatgtattttttatgtctatgtctaacatagcagtagcgtgttctCGGTCAAAGGCGCTACTGataggtcgtttagcagtagcgcattttgctatagtgcgctactgctaaaccATTCCATCTCCCCCCACTCACCTATCCGATCcagatcacactcacacacacacactcgatctCTCCCCCTCAACCCCCGCGCCGCCAGTCCTCCCCAGTCGCCCCTCCTCTgatctgcgccgccgtcacctcatcctcctcgctggactcgataccggcctcctcctccgtcctccctccactatccgctggccgacccctcctcgctccgccttcctcctccattctcccttcactcgccgccggccagcccctcctcactccgccttcctcctccatcctactctcttctccctcctcgagtcgcccgtccttctccctcctccctgctacattttgatttagtaggctagttcatatgcaacattctgATTTAGTCGATATGCAACAttctgatttagttgatttagtaggctagttaatttagttgatttagaacattttgactTAGTTgattagtaggctagttgatttagttgatttagtaggctagttgatttagttgatttagtaggctagttgatttagttgatttggaacaTTTTGAtatagttgatttagtatgctagtggatttagtatgctagttgatttagttgatttagtatgaaccattttattgttattttttcggcaataggtgccaccgaaatgctttggtacgtggtaccttgtcatctaatatgtccATAAAATGGCACCACCACCattatgctactgtttttctttcctgtgaagtgaatcattaatcctttgctcatattgctttaggaaaatatcacatgctactgtttttcttttctgtgaagtgaatcattaatcctttgctcatattgctttaggaaaatggcgccaccaccaccaccactatgtcgactgtgcaagtcaaggtgcgccagcagccttgcaactggcaagctgtttggcatctacttccagccgagttttcgtcatgcggcggtaagaaattagatgaaatgtaacaactattttatatttagtgttggcattactgcattgtgtcatttttcttttcttacacAGACCGTCCCATGCAATATGAGGTTgacattcaacaagctgacaggagacactgtgacatttgaggcttctggggggccgtacactatggaggtcgagaaaggacgcaatatgtcgcagattggaggagatggatgggcccatttcctcgcccgcatgcgtcttactggtggtgagttgatcagcttctccttcagagcagaaagacccaagctagctgtcatttatctcaacctggtggaagatgatgaagatgacgaagatgatgcagatgaagaagatgatgaatataatgaggacccactcgatgaagatgatgagaacccacttcatgaagccatcgtagctcaaagaatgagactgagcgaggaggaggtgtgcaacctatgggacataattccaccacgtgctgactttgtcggggttccattcgtgacccgcctgacaagtaccatggtcgatcgacatgatatggtatgttatacttccaaatgcaaattatccgatgatatgcttagtgtagagtccaatgatatgttgtgtggaatctagtcattgatatgctttagtgtagagtctgatcacatgcttattagtgtagaatccaaggaactattaatagtgtagataatccatatatacttattagtagaattcatgattaattagtacaaatgcatagtactgtgtcttttgatagtgtagaaatctagacttaatagaaatatatttgcaagagtatgtgtgaggctatttattaattgatatgtttttcttattcagaaattgccaaagaacctatctgtgagttgtggtatcgagcctgatgaagaaggctcagctggactacgccttaccgcaaggggctccgtcaccacctgtacttaccgcgacacagacggtcgcacacacttaaactcggttgggtggaagagattcctcgttgacaagaatcttcgtgttggacggaccatcctaattactatcaggaacacccaccgcccaggcttgaggatgatgatcgtcgtcgatatcatctagaactacatatgtgtgtgtggctatatcatctagaactacatatgatgatcgtcgtcgatatcatgtagaactacatatgatgatcgtcatcgatatcatctagaactacatatgaagatcgtcgtcgatgtcaccttgtactgcttgaggatgcatgttgagtatatgtgaaattattatctagtactccctcggttccaaattactcatcatgGTTTTAGTtccaatttgaactaaaaccacgacgagtaatttggaaccgagggagtactacctagtacctataatgctttatgaaattgatatctagtagtacctagtatctggaaattgcagtttattgaagctggagtggggaaatggtgaaagatataacagtagcgcgggcttaggaaatcgctacagctaactaattGTAGCGCGTTCCGAAAACGCGctactgatatagtcaatagtagtagcgcgggcacagatagcgctactactaacagttagctgtagcgccttattggtaggtgggtgcccgcgctgctgatagcctcaaaacatgcgctactactagggttttccctagtagtgtactcatgcgttgagatcaagatattccaatcctaccatttgaaccttgctCTGTAGCCttttccaagttgctttccactcatatTCTTCTTCCACCATATTCAAATCTGTGAGAAagtgttgagtgttggggagactatcatttgaagcacaagagcaaggggttcatcatcaacacaccgtctattaccttttggagagtggtgtctcctagattggttaggtgtcgcttgggagcctttgacatgttgtggagttgaaccaagaagtttgtaagggcaaggagatcgcctacttcgtgaagatctacccaggTGAAGCAAGCCCTTCGTGGGTAatcgccatggtgggatagacaagcttgcttcttcgtggacccttcgtcgactcgcgcagccgttatccttcgcgggttgaagtctccattaacgtggacgtacgatagcaccacttatcggAAGCACGCCAAAAATTTCCGTGTCTCCATTGTGTTTgctttctccaaacccttccctttaccttcttatgcaatgttttacattccgctgctatactcttagaattgcatgtgtaggttgattgcttgacttctgctaattgctaaaatcttcccacaactaaaattgggaaaaagacagatttttgtttggtcaagtagtctaatcaccgccCCTCTAGACATATTTCCGATCCTACAAACAAGCCACTGAAAAAAAATGTAGCTTATGAATTGTGAAATAGCAACCACAAAAAGTGAAAATGTAATGTATCATTCTGAAATTGATTATTCAAAAATGTCAAACAACTAAAACTGTAAAATGGGTTATCAAAGAAATGTGCAGTTGAAATATATGTTTTTTGTGAAATAAGCCAGTGGAGAAGAAATGTCGGTTTtgaaagttaaaaaaatgaaactgAAAGGTCAacttgtgaaactgattatttggAAATGTATAATAGTTTAACTTCAAAAGAGTAAAATATGTTATGTGGCTTCTGAAACTAGCCAGTGAAAAGAAACATGTAGCTTCTGAATTGTGAAATAGCAACCACAAAAATACATTATAATATATCattgtgaaactgattatttcaAAGTGTGAAATAATTTATTTCAAAACAGTGAAATAGTTTATCTGAGAAATGTGCAGTTGAAATATTTGTTTTTTGTGTAACAAGCTAGTGAAAATTGAAATGTAGGTTCTGAATTGTGAACTAGTAACCACAAAAAGTAAAATTATAATATATCATTGTGAAAGAGATTATTTCAAAATCTGAAACAACTTATTACAAAAATGTGAACCAGGTTATTTGAGAAATGTGCAATTCAAATAGGTAGTACTCTGATGATGGACCAGCTACTGAAATACCAATATTTCATGAACAATGAAAACCTTTTATACAACACAAGAGTCAATATACTCTACGAGGTGATCACTAGTTGATATAGGCTAGCGGGTTGGCGGTACCGACCACAACTGTGCAATTTTCTGTTTTGTGTACTAGTCATCTACCCGTGCACCTGCACAGCATAAATATTGTTGGAATACATATTATAAATAAATTTCAGATACAATTATTCAAAATGCAATTGTTTAAATTTCAGATATCGTACAACTGGACAGATGCTAATTTATTCAAAAAATGATAACAAATAATAACACATGCATTATAAACTTCATTATAGGGAAGAGTGCATTTTTTTGTATTTATCTTTTGCAAATTGGCATCACTGGTCTGAGTGAAGCCTTAATGCCTTAGTAGCAAGATGCAGCTCTTTGTAAATTTACACCACCTACCTGTGTAAATCGCGTATTTTTCTACTTGTGACATAATTAGGCGATTTCACATACCAAACGACATGACACTGATAGTGCCATGTTCGGGACCCATAAAGGCAAGAATTTATATTTTAATGACTGATTTATTTTACTTGGCACGGTCTAATTTTCATATGATGCAATTTAATAATTACTTTTTTTAATAGGCATAGGCTCAGGGTTTTTTAGTTTGAGGATGCCTAACTTGTACAGGCAGCTTTTCTTTGTCTAAGCGAATATTTAAGTTTTTTTGTGGGAAGTGAAGTCTGTCATCCTTTTTTAGCTTGAGGCGTGAATGGTTTTTTAGATTAATATTTTATAGTTTTATATACGTGTTTTTTATTAAAGGAGAAGGCACATGTTTTTGTTCAAGGCGGCACATGTTTTTTCTAGGAACTTGGACATGGGCGTTGAGTACTCTAATTTTAGACATGTGAGTTTTATTTATATACGTGGTGAGAACTATTTCTTTTACGTGACTCATTTTTTTACATGAGTTTAATCCTTGATGTACTTAGTTTATGTTTTAATAAGATAGGATTCTCCTTTAAGTACgggtggattcactcattttgcttcgtatgtagttcatagtgaaatctctacaaagatttaTATTTAAGAACAGATGGAGTATAAGATAAGTATCATATAGTAATTTTTTTTAGAAACTCATATGGTACTAGTAGAACACCAGAAGGGCAGCACTGCGGAGGATTCACCGACCGAATCACACGCTCGCTATAGTGCCGATGGAAGCACAGTTGGGCCGTCCATCCAAACGCGTCAATTATGGCCGGTGCAAGTGTATACTACTTTATTAATTAACCGACACATGCACATCGACCTTGTACGGTTTCCTTTTCTTAGGGTACCTTGTACGTTTTCCTAATCACGAAAATTAGTATTAATCTCCACCCAAGTAAGGCATGGTGACCTCAGCTCTAGTTGAAGAGAAATCAAACAAGTACAATACAATACTGTGTGTATGTTTCTGCTGCAGGAATGAGAGCAACCGCGGAGCTTGATGAAACTTGTTGAGGGGGCTAATCAGAGTTGAGGGGAACAACAAGATAAGTTATACATAAACTCTAAGAATTTTTTAATATTTATAAATTTAATAATAAAAGATACACTTAATAGTTTTTCTCTAGTAGGGGGTAATGACCCCCTTTGACCCCATCAAACTTCGCAACATGTGCATCCGTTTGTCATCTTCATACAATGGTTGTAAACATATCGCGGTGTTGTTCATCTTCAACTCCTGGTTTCTTTTTCCTCGCGCTGTTGCCGGCTAGCCCAGGCCTAACCGCGTGCCCCCTTCCCCCGCGGCCGGCGGCTAGAGTCGCCTCGCCCTCCCCTCTACCTCGCCCTCCCTCTACCTCCCCCCACCGTTGTGATGGCCGCCGCCCCTGCCATTCCTCTAAGCCCCATCGCTCCGGGAGACAACTCAGGCGATCCCCTACACCCTTAGCGCCTAAGATAGACAATGAGGCCATGACTTCCCCATAAGATAGATAACGAGGTTATGACTTCCTCCTAAGATGAACAGTTGGGTTTacttctccgacaagttcttcggcGAGCTCTAGCGTGAAGGAAGgatggaaggaaggaaggaagaagatGACTGAGACGAGAGAAATTTTCAGGTACCCAAGAAATAGTAAAACCGATCTTCTATTGTCATTCTATTGAATTGNNNNNNNNNNNNNNNNNNNNNNNNNNNNNNNNNNNNNNNNNNNNNNNNNNNNNNNNNNNNNNNNNNNNNNNNNNNNNNNNNNNNNNNNNNNNNNNNNNNNNNNNNNNNNNN is a window encoding:
- the LOC123039926 gene encoding dehydration-responsive element-binding protein 1C-like; translation: MDQTGKGYVTMTSVPPKRPAGRTKTLHPVYRGVRRRAGRWVSEVREPNKKSRIWLGTFATPEAAARAHDVAALALRGRGACVNFADSASLLVVDPATLCTPEDIRTAAIALAEAACPAAAQASASAPAPATMTMQDAAAVPYDDDYGLQYVDMDLHSYYYDGMGAGGGWSMNGDDDDDDDGAGDITLWSY